The following proteins are encoded in a genomic region of Maribacter hydrothermalis:
- a CDS encoding catalase gives MKNKITDTSKQKDLENYQKDMTDKALTTNQGLKVNDTNNSLKSGERGSTLLEDFLLREKITNFDHERIPERIVHARGSAAHGYFELYESIEEYSKAGIFTDTSRKTPVFVRFSTVAGSKGSPDLARDVRGFAVKFYTQEGTWDLVGNNMPIFFIQDAMKFPDLVHSVKPEPNKEIPQAASAHDTFYDFVSLTTETLHNHIWAMSDRAIPRSLRMMEGFGIHTFRLINDKGEAHFVKFHWKPTLGVHSVTWEEAVKINGADADFHRRDLWDAIEAGQYPEWELGVQIVPEADEHKYDFDLLDPTKLIPEEMVPVKIIGKMTLNKNPENFFAETEQVAFLPGHIVPGIDFTNDPLLQGRLFSYRDTQLSRLGSPNFHQIPINRPVVDTHNNQRDAHMQMEIPKGQTAYFPNSLSGGCPHLSKMAEGAFHSYEERIDARKIRTRSESFSDHFSQPALFYRSLADWEKEHIAAAYTFELGKCNHDHIKQRMLWLIAQIDSDLAKTVSEGLGIKIPKKIEQPINQAIGADADVEKHQPGKKKIYLEKSAALSMANTKFESIATRQIAVLAADGFSMKNYKSIKDKLEKEGAVVKIIAPHGGSIKCDQNMDYKVDAAIATTESVLFDAIYIPGGEKSVNTLLKNGKYLKFINETFKYCKAIAVDDEGEKVLDNSFASNYKDDKAIHINDSAADFVKSIAKHRNWDRRSYSDMVPV, from the coding sequence ATGAAGAATAAAATAACCGATACATCGAAACAAAAAGACTTAGAGAATTATCAGAAAGATATGACCGATAAAGCCTTGACAACAAATCAGGGTTTAAAAGTAAATGATACAAATAATAGTCTTAAATCTGGAGAGCGCGGATCTACCTTATTAGAAGACTTTCTTTTACGTGAAAAAATAACAAATTTTGACCATGAACGAATTCCAGAGCGAATTGTACATGCGCGTGGTAGTGCCGCACATGGATATTTTGAGCTTTACGAAAGTATAGAAGAATATAGTAAAGCAGGTATTTTTACAGATACTTCACGTAAAACTCCTGTTTTTGTGCGATTTTCAACCGTTGCAGGATCTAAAGGTTCACCCGATCTAGCCAGAGATGTTAGAGGTTTTGCCGTTAAATTCTATACACAAGAAGGTACCTGGGATTTGGTAGGTAACAACATGCCTATTTTCTTTATACAGGATGCCATGAAGTTCCCAGATTTAGTTCATTCCGTAAAACCGGAACCAAATAAGGAGATTCCACAGGCTGCATCTGCTCACGATACTTTTTATGATTTTGTATCATTGACTACAGAAACTTTACACAATCATATTTGGGCAATGAGCGATAGGGCAATTCCAAGAAGTCTTAGAATGATGGAAGGATTCGGGATTCATACCTTTAGATTAATCAATGATAAAGGAGAAGCACATTTTGTGAAATTCCATTGGAAACCGACCTTAGGGGTACACTCCGTAACATGGGAAGAAGCTGTAAAGATTAATGGCGCAGATGCAGATTTTCACCGTAGAGATTTATGGGATGCAATTGAGGCTGGACAATATCCAGAGTGGGAGCTAGGCGTACAAATTGTTCCTGAAGCCGATGAACATAAATATGATTTCGATTTATTAGATCCTACTAAATTGATTCCAGAAGAAATGGTTCCGGTTAAAATCATTGGTAAAATGACTTTAAACAAAAACCCTGAGAACTTCTTTGCAGAAACAGAACAAGTAGCCTTTTTACCCGGACATATCGTTCCAGGTATCGATTTTACGAACGACCCACTACTACAAGGTAGATTATTCTCTTACAGAGATACGCAATTATCTCGTTTAGGGAGCCCAAATTTCCATCAGATTCCCATTAACCGTCCGGTTGTAGATACACATAACAATCAACGCGATGCTCATATGCAAATGGAAATTCCTAAAGGGCAAACAGCTTATTTTCCGAATAGTTTAAGTGGCGGATGTCCACATTTGTCTAAAATGGCAGAAGGTGCATTTCATTCTTATGAAGAACGAATAGATGCTAGAAAGATTCGAACCCGAAGTGAAAGTTTCAGTGATCACTTTTCGCAACCAGCACTTTTTTATAGAAGTCTTGCCGATTGGGAAAAAGAGCACATAGCAGCTGCATATACTTTTGAACTAGGGAAATGTAACCATGATCATATTAAACAACGTATGCTATGGTTAATTGCTCAAATTGATTCGGATTTAGCTAAAACAGTTTCTGAAGGTTTGGGTATCAAAATTCCAAAAAAAATAGAACAACCAATTAATCAGGCTATTGGTGCAGATGCAGACGTTGAAAAACATCAGCCTGGAAAAAAGAAAATTTATTTAGAAAAGTCAGCGGCATTGAGCATGGCAAATACAAAATTTGAAAGCATAGCAACTAGACAAATAGCGGTGCTTGCGGCTGATGGGTTTAGTATGAAAAATTATAAATCTATTAAAGACAAACTGGAAAAAGAAGGAGCTGTAGTTAAGATTATTGCACCACATGGTGGAAGTATAAAATGTGATCAAAATATGGATTACAAAGTAGATGCGGCAATTGCGACTACTGAAAGTGTACTATTCGATGCAATCTACATTCCTGGAGGAGAAAAATCTGTAAATACATTATTGAAAAATGGTAAGTATTTGAAATTCATTAATGAAACATTTAAATATTGTAAAGCAATTGCAGTTGATGATGAAGGTGAGAAAGTTTTAGATAACTCTTTTGCTTCTAATTATAAAGATGATAAAGCAATACACATCAATGATAGTGCAGCTGATTTTGTTAAAAGTATAGCAAAACACCGAAATTGGGATAGAAGATCATATTCTGATATGGTTCCTGTTTAA
- a CDS encoding LytR/AlgR family response regulator transcription factor, whose protein sequence is MEAVQITCMIVDDEPMAVNLVESYVEKTPYLTLKKKCNSAIEAMQFLNTEKVDLLFLDIQMPDLTGLEFSKMLPKQSRVIFTTAFDQYALEGFKVEALDYLLKPFDYAEFLTAANKALAWFSLLRAGATTNTPVVSEEKEFLFVKSEYKQLRIKLADVLYFEGLKDYIKIWLKDNPKPILTLMSLKSLEEELPASNFMRVHRSFIVSLKYVEVVERSQIIINKQRITVSEQYKPRFLEYINDNSLNS, encoded by the coding sequence ATGGAAGCTGTTCAGATTACCTGTATGATTGTCGACGATGAGCCTATGGCCGTAAATTTAGTGGAAAGTTATGTGGAGAAAACTCCGTATTTAACATTGAAAAAGAAATGCAATAGCGCCATAGAAGCCATGCAGTTTTTAAATACCGAAAAAGTTGATTTACTATTTTTGGATATTCAGATGCCCGATTTAACAGGACTGGAATTTTCCAAAATGTTACCGAAGCAGTCTCGAGTGATATTCACTACAGCCTTTGACCAATACGCGTTAGAAGGCTTTAAAGTAGAGGCTTTAGACTATTTACTTAAACCTTTTGATTATGCTGAATTTTTAACCGCAGCAAATAAAGCTTTGGCTTGGTTTTCATTACTTAGAGCTGGGGCAACCACCAATACTCCTGTAGTTTCTGAAGAGAAAGAATTTTTATTTGTAAAGTCTGAATATAAACAACTTCGTATTAAACTTGCCGATGTATTGTATTTTGAAGGCTTAAAGGATTATATAAAAATTTGGTTGAAAGACAACCCTAAACCAATTTTAACATTGATGAGCCTTAAAAGCTTAGAAGAAGAATTACCAGCATCTAATTTTATGCGCGTGCATAGATCTTTTATAGTATCTCTAAAATATGTTGAAGTGGTTGAGCGTAGCCAAATTATTATCAACAAACAACGTATTACGGTATCTGAACAATATAAACCTAGATTCTTAGAATACATAAATGATAATTCATTGAATTCTTAA
- a CDS encoding Gfo/Idh/MocA family protein, with amino-acid sequence MSSRRNFIEKLSITAVGLPLVYNPTQLFASSTESYDGPILRVAIMGLGSYGTRVAEAMEACKRAKLVGVISGTPSKIKKWQSKYNIPEKNCYNYENFDAVKDNPDIDAVYVITPNGLHKDQSIRVAKAGKHVICEKPMGVNAAEGQAMVDACKAENVKLLIGYRMHFEPKTVAVIQMRKDGVFGDTKFFQGQSGFTIGDPTQWRLNKELSGGGAMMDIGIYSINGARYMLGEEPIWVTAQETKTDPIKFKEGIDETIQFQMGFPSGAVANCLSTYSMNYLDRFFMTGSKGFVEMQPSTGYGPIEGKTHEGKLTQPHITHQTLQMDGMAALLFEGVQPIVPVDGEEGVKDMKIIDAIFLAAKTGEKVML; translated from the coding sequence ATGAGTTCAAGAAGAAATTTTATAGAGAAATTATCCATAACAGCGGTAGGACTTCCGTTAGTATATAATCCTACTCAATTGTTCGCCAGTTCAACAGAATCCTATGACGGACCCATTTTAAGGGTTGCCATTATGGGCTTGGGAAGCTATGGTACACGAGTTGCCGAAGCTATGGAAGCTTGTAAAAGAGCCAAATTAGTTGGTGTAATCAGTGGAACTCCTTCAAAGATTAAAAAGTGGCAATCAAAATATAACATACCCGAGAAGAACTGCTATAATTACGAAAATTTTGATGCAGTAAAAGACAATCCCGATATCGACGCCGTTTATGTAATAACTCCTAACGGTTTACATAAAGATCAATCCATACGAGTTGCGAAAGCAGGGAAACATGTTATCTGTGAGAAGCCAATGGGTGTTAATGCAGCAGAAGGGCAAGCGATGGTAGACGCTTGTAAAGCTGAAAATGTAAAACTATTAATTGGCTATAGAATGCATTTTGAACCTAAAACAGTTGCTGTTATTCAAATGCGAAAAGACGGAGTTTTCGGTGATACCAAGTTCTTTCAAGGGCAGTCAGGATTCACTATTGGAGACCCAACCCAATGGCGATTAAACAAAGAACTGTCCGGTGGTGGCGCTATGATGGATATTGGTATTTATTCCATCAACGGAGCACGGTATATGTTAGGCGAAGAACCAATTTGGGTAACCGCACAAGAAACAAAAACAGACCCAATTAAATTTAAAGAAGGAATTGATGAAACCATACAATTTCAAATGGGTTTCCCCAGTGGTGCCGTCGCTAATTGTCTATCCACGTATAGTATGAATTATTTAGATCGCTTTTTTATGACTGGATCTAAAGGGTTTGTAGAAATGCAACCATCTACAGGGTACGGACCCATTGAAGGCAAAACACATGAAGGTAAATTAACGCAACCACATATAACACATCAAACTTTACAAATGGATGGAATGGCGGCTTTACTATTTGAAGGCGTTCAACCTATTGTTCCCGTTGATGGTGAAGAAGGGGTTAAAGACATGAAAATAATTGATGCTATTTTCTTGGCAGCTAAAACTGGGGAAAAAGTGATGTTATAA
- a CDS encoding phytanoyl-CoA dioxygenase family protein — MQKQELLDKTYSLSKNQIDFYQKHRFIKLKNVFDSDTISFFNTIISKKVNELNAATKPLEKRDTYGKAFIQLFNLWKEDDNIKTFVFSKRLAQIASNLLQVDGVRLYHDQALFKEAGGGITPWHADQYYWPLQTDKTVTAWIPLQATPLSMGPLEFSAGSHEIMEGRDLSISDESEKAIQNRLKVTDFKHVIEPFDVGEISFHSGWVFHRAGANTTNEMRKVMTIIYMDKDMKLQEPTNDGQKNDWETWCPGVKIGETVNSPLNPILY, encoded by the coding sequence ATGCAAAAACAAGAATTACTTGATAAAACCTATTCCTTATCAAAAAATCAAATCGATTTTTATCAAAAACACCGATTTATAAAATTGAAAAACGTTTTTGATAGCGATACAATTTCATTTTTTAATACTATTATATCTAAAAAAGTAAACGAATTAAATGCTGCTACTAAGCCATTAGAAAAAAGGGATACTTATGGAAAAGCCTTTATACAGCTATTTAATTTATGGAAAGAAGATGATAACATAAAAACATTTGTATTTTCTAAACGCCTTGCCCAAATAGCATCAAATTTATTACAAGTCGACGGGGTACGCCTATACCATGATCAGGCATTATTTAAAGAAGCCGGCGGAGGAATCACCCCTTGGCATGCCGATCAATATTATTGGCCATTACAAACAGATAAAACTGTTACAGCGTGGATTCCGTTACAAGCCACGCCATTGTCTATGGGTCCGCTTGAATTTAGTGCTGGTAGTCATGAAATTATGGAAGGTAGAGATTTATCTATTAGTGATGAGAGTGAAAAAGCAATTCAGAACAGATTAAAAGTAACTGATTTTAAACATGTTATAGAGCCGTTTGATGTTGGTGAAATTAGTTTTCACTCTGGCTGGGTCTTTCATCGTGCCGGTGCCAATACTACTAATGAGATGCGAAAAGTAATGACCATAATTTACATGGATAAGGATATGAAACTGCAAGAGCCAACTAATGATGGACAAAAAAATGATTGGGAAACATGGTGCCCTGGTGTAAAAATTGGTGAAACTGTAAATTCTCCGTTGAATCCTATTTTATATTAA
- a CDS encoding AraC family transcriptional regulator, protein MKPVVENIGLLNSKQSFHFFKLEVDYFKPFWHYHPELELTFIKKGRGTRFVGNSILPFAINDLVLLGANLPHNYTSLEQAKKNSHEAIIIQFPKDIFKSFKECELFNQLYIDAERGIQFTHPPKKTIHLLNLFENLGKPQQLSVLIEILDTLCKDQNRKYLSSSTYRHHLASSKTQHKIKSVTSFILENLDQKLTVTMMAEHVNMVEQSFCRWFKNAVGHSFITFLNLARIEQACMHLSTTDKLIQAIAFDCGFESLSHFNRTFKKIKGISPRVYRA, encoded by the coding sequence ATGAAACCAGTAGTAGAAAATATTGGCTTATTAAATAGTAAGCAGTCATTTCATTTCTTTAAACTTGAAGTAGATTATTTTAAACCCTTCTGGCACTACCATCCGGAATTAGAACTTACTTTTATTAAAAAGGGACGAGGTACCAGATTTGTAGGCAATAGCATTCTACCATTTGCCATTAACGACCTAGTATTATTGGGGGCTAATCTTCCGCATAATTATACATCATTAGAGCAAGCAAAAAAGAATAGTCATGAGGCTATTATAATACAGTTTCCAAAGGATATATTTAAGTCATTTAAGGAATGTGAACTATTCAATCAACTTTATATTGATGCAGAAAGAGGAATTCAGTTTACACATCCGCCCAAAAAAACAATTCACTTATTGAACCTGTTTGAAAATTTAGGAAAACCGCAGCAATTATCTGTTTTAATAGAGATTCTAGATACTTTGTGTAAAGATCAGAACAGGAAATATCTTTCGTCCTCTACTTACCGTCATCATTTAGCAAGTTCCAAAACTCAGCATAAAATTAAATCGGTTACAAGTTTTATCCTTGAAAATTTAGATCAAAAGTTAACGGTTACTATGATGGCCGAGCACGTTAATATGGTAGAACAATCTTTTTGCCGTTGGTTTAAAAATGCAGTCGGTCATTCTTTTATTACCTTTTTAAACCTGGCTAGAATAGAACAAGCCTGTATGCATTTATCAACTACTGACAAACTTATACAGGCTATAGCTTTTGATTGCGGCTTTGAAAGCCTATCACATTTTAATAGAACCTTTAAAAAAATAAAAGGTATTAGTCCTAGAGTATATAGAGCTTAA
- a CDS encoding fasciclin domain-containing protein, producing MKLRKIQNLLFVGIAILALSSCKDQAKIDADKKAMEEKVAMEEANVKAEEIKMKEEAKQKELMSTSITAVASNNAELSTLVSAVKAANLDKMLSEPGSYTVFAPSNNAFEKLPKKMSIAELGKPENKELLTQILQYHVVSGVITSDKLVAAVKGANGKYTFTTVGGKDITASLTGDKIILKDEKGNKTEVVLGNVKASNGVVHVINNVLLMK from the coding sequence ATGAAACTAAGAAAAATCCAAAATTTATTATTTGTTGGAATAGCGATTTTAGCGTTGAGCTCTTGTAAAGATCAAGCAAAAATAGATGCTGATAAAAAAGCCATGGAAGAAAAAGTAGCCATGGAAGAAGCTAACGTTAAGGCTGAGGAAATAAAAATGAAAGAGGAAGCCAAACAAAAAGAATTGATGTCAACAAGCATTACTGCAGTAGCTAGTAACAATGCAGAATTATCTACTTTGGTTTCTGCAGTAAAAGCAGCCAATTTAGATAAAATGCTATCTGAACCTGGCAGTTATACGGTATTTGCACCATCGAATAATGCGTTCGAAAAATTGCCTAAGAAAATGTCTATAGCAGAATTAGGTAAACCAGAGAATAAAGAACTATTGACTCAAATATTACAATATCATGTAGTTTCTGGTGTAATAACAAGCGATAAATTGGTAGCCGCTGTTAAAGGTGCAAATGGAAAATATACATTTACAACCGTAGGCGGTAAAGATATAACCGCAAGTCTTACAGGAGATAAAATTATTTTAAAGGATGAAAAAGGAAATAAAACAGAAGTGGTTTTAGGAAACGTAAAAGCTTCTAACGGAGTAGTACATGTTATTAATAATGTGCTTTTAATGAAGTAA
- a CDS encoding DUF4494 domain-containing protein yields the protein MSATWYECKIKYRKLDEASGMLKVKTEPFLVDAISYTEAESRITEEMSVYLSDTEEIKITNIKVANFAEIHPFENSDRWFKSKVSLIAFDEESGKERKTNMYLLIQANDVKEAYDNTISVMKDTIGEYSVPSISESPIMDVFPYFSGEEDDMARVEKFNVLKDSVPAVAKVIEEDPIEVETEAEAEV from the coding sequence ATGAGTGCAACGTGGTACGAGTGTAAAATAAAATATAGAAAATTAGACGAAGCTTCAGGAATGTTGAAGGTAAAAACCGAACCTTTTTTGGTTGATGCCATTTCTTATACCGAAGCAGAAAGTAGAATTACCGAAGAAATGTCGGTATACTTGAGTGATACAGAAGAAATTAAAATCACAAACATAAAGGTTGCTAATTTTGCTGAAATTCATCCGTTCGAAAATTCAGATAGATGGTTTAAATCTAAAGTTTCTTTAATTGCTTTTGATGAAGAAAGTGGTAAAGAACGTAAAACCAACATGTATTTGTTAATACAGGCAAATGACGTTAAAGAAGCCTATGACAATACCATAAGTGTTATGAAAGATACTATAGGTGAATACTCCGTACCTTCCATATCAGAGTCCCCTATAATGGATGTTTTTCCATATTTTTCGGGAGAAGAAGATGATATGGCGCGTGTAGAGAAGTTCAATGTTTTGAAAGATTCAGTTCCGGCAGTTGCGAAAGTAATTGAAGAAGATCCTATAGAAGTAGAAACCGAGGCGGAAGCTGAAGTTTAA
- a CDS encoding sensor histidine kinase — translation MYKNKNIIFVQHLLIWLVLFSIPFVLSYGQDLDNNRLIAHFLIPMFFYAMIFYLNFFVIIDKFLFSKKTLAFIIINLGLIGLFILLKEFIEANYFADLIKNRPQDENREGPPFKLFLYVQMLSYAAPVLFSIAIKSTKRWVKTEAEKKEADNFKLQTELQHLRYQLQPHFFFNSLNNIYSLVDISPDKAKSTIHSLGKLMRYLLYETSTELVPLSKEIEFMRKYIELMKLRLTDKTTVESSFPISEPNLKISPLLFISLIENAFKHGVSASKESVISIDMITKENSVIFQIENYNFPKQISDKSGSGIGLPNLEKRLELLYPSKHQFQQKIKDGIYSVYLKIET, via the coding sequence ATGTATAAAAACAAAAATATCATATTTGTTCAGCACCTTCTTATTTGGTTGGTGCTGTTCAGCATTCCGTTTGTTTTATCATACGGACAAGATTTGGACAATAATCGATTAATTGCCCATTTCTTGATTCCTATGTTCTTCTATGCAATGATATTTTATTTGAACTTTTTCGTAATAATAGATAAATTTCTATTCTCTAAAAAGACACTAGCTTTTATTATTATCAACCTTGGCTTAATCGGTCTTTTTATTCTACTCAAAGAATTTATTGAAGCTAATTACTTTGCAGATTTGATAAAAAATAGACCGCAAGATGAAAATAGAGAAGGACCTCCATTTAAGCTATTCTTATACGTACAAATGTTGTCTTATGCAGCTCCCGTATTATTTTCTATCGCTATTAAGTCAACAAAGAGATGGGTAAAAACAGAGGCAGAAAAAAAAGAGGCAGATAACTTTAAGTTACAAACAGAATTGCAACACCTGAGATATCAGTTACAACCACATTTCTTTTTTAATTCTTTAAATAACATTTATTCATTGGTAGATATCTCCCCTGATAAGGCGAAATCTACCATTCATAGTCTAGGTAAACTAATGCGGTATTTGTTATATGAAACAAGTACAGAATTAGTTCCGCTTTCAAAAGAGATAGAGTTTATGCGCAAGTATATTGAGCTAATGAAACTGCGCTTAACGGATAAGACTACTGTAGAATCTAGTTTTCCAATTAGTGAGCCTAATCTTAAAATTTCACCGTTATTGTTTATTTCATTAATTGAAAATGCTTTTAAACATGGTGTTTCTGCAAGTAAGGAGAGTGTAATTTCAATCGATATGATTACGAAAGAAAACAGCGTTATTTTTCAAATTGAGAACTACAACTTTCCTAAACAAATTTCTGATAAAAGTGGTTCTGGTATTGGATTGCCTAACTTGGAAAAAAGATTAGAATTATTGTACCCCAGTAAACATCAATTTCAACAAAAAATTAAAGATGGTATTTATTCGGTTTACTTAAAAATTGAAACGTAA
- a CDS encoding GreA/GreB family elongation factor, with the protein MSRGFVKEEDQEEIPMVAPRADLPMGATNYVTDKGLLQLLNEKDNLMMDKKSTNLENEKEQRIAINLINAKLQLLNERISSAKVVSLVDQPKNEVRFGAIISLLIGDAKTPKDFQIVGVDEANIAENKISFLSPIARILISKKIDDVAVLQIGKTDRTFKVLGIRYS; encoded by the coding sequence ATGAGTAGAGGATTTGTAAAGGAAGAAGATCAGGAAGAAATACCAATGGTAGCGCCAAGGGCCGACTTACCCATGGGAGCAACTAATTATGTTACCGATAAAGGTTTACTTCAACTTTTGAACGAAAAGGATAACTTGATGATGGATAAAAAATCAACGAATCTAGAGAATGAAAAAGAACAACGAATTGCCATCAATTTAATAAATGCCAAATTGCAATTATTAAATGAACGTATATCTTCTGCAAAGGTTGTAAGCTTAGTTGACCAACCAAAGAACGAAGTTCGTTTTGGTGCTATTATCTCTTTATTGATAGGTGATGCAAAAACTCCTAAAGATTTTCAAATTGTAGGTGTCGACGAAGCAAATATTGCAGAAAATAAAATTTCATTTCTATCTCCTATCGCAAGAATTTTAATTTCTAAAAAAATAGATGATGTGGCTGTTCTTCAAATCGGAAAAACAGATAGAACCTTTAAAGTCCTTGGAATTAGATATTCTTAA
- a CDS encoding 3-keto-disaccharide hydrolase, giving the protein MKLHYSSILVFSIIISVLIISCGNKQKKENSESNTEIKTDINQPKWTSIFNGSDLTGWTIKIPGHELGENFGNTLRVEDSILKIRYDAYGPEFKDRFGTVYFDKYLTNYRLKVVYRFVGETASGAPTWGYRDSGIQFHGQPPATQKLDQAFPVCLEYNFHGGNGTEDRPLGAACTNGMFVEYNGERNTTTCIAADIAKTFHGDQWVTAEIEVNDGVITHYVNGEEILSYSNPTYNPENETAKSLMNGDDTKVKGGYVSLQSNSHPIDFRSIELMEY; this is encoded by the coding sequence ATGAAATTACATTATTCTTCAATTTTAGTTTTTTCAATCATTATTTCTGTTCTAATAATATCTTGTGGGAATAAGCAAAAGAAAGAAAATTCAGAAAGTAATACAGAAATTAAAACTGATATTAATCAGCCAAAATGGACTTCTATATTTAACGGTTCTGATTTAACGGGATGGACTATAAAAATTCCAGGACATGAATTAGGCGAAAACTTTGGGAATACGTTACGGGTGGAAGATAGTATTTTAAAAATTCGTTATGATGCGTACGGACCGGAATTCAAAGACAGATTCGGTACTGTTTATTTTGATAAATACTTGACCAATTATCGATTGAAAGTGGTTTACAGATTTGTTGGTGAAACGGCATCTGGCGCACCAACTTGGGGCTATCGTGATAGCGGAATACAATTTCATGGTCAGCCTCCAGCTACTCAAAAATTGGATCAAGCTTTTCCGGTTTGTTTAGAATATAATTTTCATGGTGGTAACGGTACAGAAGATCGCCCTTTGGGTGCCGCTTGTACCAATGGTATGTTCGTTGAATATAATGGAGAAAGGAACACGACCACTTGTATTGCCGCTGATATTGCAAAAACGTTTCACGGTGACCAATGGGTAACTGCTGAAATAGAGGTGAATGACGGAGTAATAACCCACTATGTTAATGGAGAAGAAATTTTAAGTTATTCTAATCCTACATATAATCCCGAAAATGAAACTGCAAAATCACTAATGAATGGCGATGATACCAAAGTAAAAGGTGGCTATGTTTCCTTACAGTCTAACAGCCACCCAATAGATTTTCGTTCAATTGAACTTATGGAATATTAA
- a CDS encoding ABC transporter permease — protein MRILNLLKIAYKAIVLNKVRTLLTMLGIIIGVASVIAMLAIGEGSKESIRSTISSMGSNMITIRPGTDDRGPARGSGGDVQTLTLDNYETIKEKSTLLSYITPVVNGGGQVISGANNWPSTIYGVNPEYLEIKVVGLQSGSMFTDAEVKSASKVVVLGQTVVDNVFPDGQDPVGQMIRFDNIPFKVIGVLEEKGENTFGQDQDDVVIAPYTTVQKRILAIDYLNQIMASAVSEDDAPDAVIEVTDILRAEHKLMDNEDDDFSVRSMEELISTFSSTSEMLTILLVAVASISLLIGGIGIMNIMYVSVKERTKEIGLRMAVGGKGSDILLQFLIEAILISITGGLLGVILGLSATVFIEKFLHWPTSVAMYSIIISFAVCAVTGIFFGWYPAKKASALDPITALRYE, from the coding sequence ATGAGAATATTAAATCTACTTAAAATCGCATATAAAGCCATTGTTCTTAATAAAGTGAGAACATTGCTGACCATGTTAGGTATTATTATCGGTGTAGCATCGGTTATTGCTATGTTGGCTATTGGTGAAGGATCAAAAGAAAGTATTAGAAGTACTATTTCTAGTATGGGTTCTAATATGATCACCATAAGACCTGGAACTGATGACAGAGGACCTGCAAGGGGTAGTGGTGGCGATGTGCAAACACTTACGTTAGATAACTACGAAACAATAAAGGAGAAATCTACGCTTTTAAGCTATATTACTCCCGTAGTTAATGGTGGTGGACAGGTGATTAGCGGTGCGAACAACTGGCCCAGCACAATCTACGGCGTTAACCCAGAATATTTAGAGATTAAAGTTGTGGGGCTACAAAGTGGTAGTATGTTTACCGATGCCGAAGTAAAATCTGCTTCTAAAGTGGTAGTGCTTGGACAAACAGTGGTTGACAATGTTTTTCCTGATGGGCAAGATCCTGTTGGACAAATGATTCGTTTTGATAATATTCCGTTTAAGGTTATTGGAGTTTTAGAGGAAAAAGGAGAAAACACCTTTGGTCAAGATCAAGATGATGTGGTAATTGCTCCTTACACAACCGTTCAAAAACGTATTTTGGCTATTGATTATTTAAATCAGATTATGGCATCGGCAGTTAGTGAAGACGATGCTCCCGATGCGGTTATTGAAGTGACTGATATTTTACGTGCAGAGCATAAGTTGATGGACAACGAAGATGATGATTTTTCTGTACGTTCTATGGAAGAATTAATATCTACCTTTAGTTCCACCAGTGAAATGCTAACGATACTATTAGTTGCTGTGGCAAGTATTTCATTATTAATAGGTGGTATAGGTATTATGAATATCATGTACGTATCTGTAAAAGAGCGAACTAAAGAAATTGGTTTACGTATGGCGGTAGGCGGTAAAGGTTCTGACATTCTACTTCAATTCTTAATAGAAGCTATTTTAATTAGTATTACAGGCGGACTCCTAGGGGTAATCTTAGGGTTAAGCGCTACCGTTTTCATAGAAAAGTTCTTACATTGGCCAACTAGTGTTGCCATGTATTCTATAATTATATCATTTGCCGTTTGTGCGGTTACCGGAATTTTCTTTGGATGGTATCCGGCTAAAAAAGCATCGGCATTAGATCCGATTACGGCATTACGCTACGAATAA